The following are encoded in a window of Desulfatibacillum aliphaticivorans DSM 15576 genomic DNA:
- a CDS encoding aminotransferase class IV, which translates to MSDKQETACAPKERIIWLNGAFLPESQARISPLDRGLLFGDGLFETIRAQNGEPMFLEDHLERIKASARRFNLPWNGGLDWDGILIGLIRKNNLQDGLARLKIVLTRGCAPGLGLPHASNPTCMALAENYLAPASGAYAQGWDLYIPEQSISPPLSGHKTLNYLYYMAMKQEAIDNGCHEALILDKDGMVAETCTANLLAYDINGWYTPATHWRLPGTAFKQVERLLKRQGHIIRRQPVMVRQLANAQWVWALNSLMGIMPVHSIGGQPLASLNNDSAAALRAQLFMG; encoded by the coding sequence ATGAGCGACAAACAGGAAACCGCGTGCGCTCCCAAGGAACGCATCATCTGGCTTAACGGAGCATTTCTCCCTGAATCCCAAGCCCGCATATCCCCCCTGGATCGGGGGCTTTTGTTCGGCGACGGATTGTTTGAAACCATACGCGCCCAAAACGGCGAGCCCATGTTTCTGGAGGATCACCTGGAGCGCATAAAGGCGTCGGCCCGGCGCTTCAACCTGCCTTGGAACGGCGGTCTGGATTGGGACGGCATCCTCATAGGGCTCATCCGAAAAAACAACCTGCAGGACGGCCTTGCCCGGCTGAAAATCGTGCTCACCCGGGGATGCGCCCCCGGCCTGGGCCTGCCCCACGCCTCCAATCCCACCTGCATGGCCCTGGCGGAAAACTATCTGGCCCCGGCCAGCGGCGCCTACGCCCAAGGCTGGGACCTTTACATCCCGGAGCAAAGCATCTCCCCGCCTCTTTCCGGGCATAAGACGCTGAACTATCTGTATTACATGGCCATGAAGCAAGAGGCCATCGACAACGGCTGCCACGAGGCCCTAATCCTGGATAAAGACGGCATGGTCGCCGAAACCTGCACGGCCAACCTTCTGGCTTATGACATTAACGGGTGGTACACCCCGGCCACCCATTGGCGTCTGCCCGGTACGGCCTTCAAACAGGTGGAACGGCTTTTAAAACGGCAGGGGCATATCATCCGCAGGCAGCCCGTCATGGTCAGGCAATTGGCCAACGCCCAATGGGTTTGGGCGCTCAACAGCCTCATGGGGATCATGCCCGTGCATTCCATAGGCGGCCAGCCCCTGGCCTCCCTGAACAACGACTCCGCCGCCGCCCTTCGCGCCCAACTTTTTATGGGGTGA